The genomic interval ATCTTCGCCGGCTGGAAGTCCTCCAGATTGCCCAGCAGATACCGCAGGGTATTGCGAATCTTTCGGTAGGCCTCCTGCAGCCGTCCGATGAGTTCATCGCTGCAGCGCATATCCTCCTGATAATTGACGCTGGCCACCCAGAGCCGCAGGATGTCGGCGCCGTATTTTTCAATCTCCTCCAGGGCACTGACATAGTTGCCCGCGGATTTGGACTGCTTCATCCCCTTTTCATCAACGGTAAAGCCGTGTGTAAGAACCGTCTTGAACGGCGCCTTGCCGACCGCCCCCAGCGCCGGCAGCAGCGACAGCTGAAACCACCCGCGGTGCTGGTCGGAGCCCTCCAGATACAAATCGACCGGAATCGGCCAGCCGGCCTTGACGGCGACGGAATGCCAGCTGCAGCCGGATTCAAACCATACATCAAAGATATTCTCCTCCTTATGCAGGTCGTCCCAGGAGAAGCCCTCCGGCAGCGGGAAGTCTTCGCCGAGCAGCTGACGCGGCGTATCCGTAAACCAGCTGTCGGAGCCCTTTTGCCCGATGGTGCGGGCGACCGCCAGCACAGACTCGCGCGTCAGCAGCACCTTGCCCTGACTGTTGGTAAAGGCCGGAATCGGCAGCCCCCAGGCCCGCTGGCGGCTGATGCACCAGTCCGGACGCGTTTCGAGCATCCCGCGGATGCGCTTTTCGCCCCAGGCGGGAATCCAGCGGACCTGTCCGATTTGTTCGAGGGCCATCTGCCGCAGCGACTTGCCGAAGGCGGCGGCGGGTCGGTCCACACTGATAAACCACTGCTCCGTAGCGCGGAAGATGACGGGCATCTTGCTCCTCCAGCAGTGCGGATAACTGTGAACGATTTTCTCCTCGTGCACCAGCAGACCGATTTGACGGAGATGCTCGTTGACCGCCGGGTCCACCTGCAGGACATTTTTGCCCGCCAGCCAGGCCGGAACGCTCTGGTCGTAGCAGCCGTCATCCTGAACGGGCGAATAGACCGCCAGATTGTTGTTCAGTCCGGCCTGATAGTCCTCCTCGCCGTGGCCGGGGGCGATATGCACAATGCCGGTGCCGTCTTCCGTCGTCACAAACGTTTCGTTAATCGCAAACCAGGCGTCTTTGTCCGTCGGGTTCTTCTCCACAAAGGGATGACGGTACCGCAGCCCTTTGAATTCGCTGCCGAGCCGCGGGGCGCTGACGGTATAAGTCCCCTCCGTCAGGCCCGCCGCCGCCAGAACCGCCTCCAGACGGCTCTTGCAGACAATCGAGGCCCATTTCCGGCCGTTCCTGGTGTACGACAGACAGACATACTCCAGATGCGGATGCAAGGCCACCGCCAGATTGGCCGCCAGCGTCCAGGGCGTCGTTGTCCAAATCATAAAGCAGACCGTGCTGTCCGCATCGGCCAGCCCCATCTGACGCACCCGGGCCGCCGACGCCTCCTCCAGCGGAAAGTTCACATAGATGCTCGGCGAGGCAATATCTTTGTATTCGAGTTCCGCATCCGCCAGGGCCGTCTGGCAGCCCACCGACCAATGGATGGGCTTGAGCTGCTTATACACCAGCCCATTGCCGACCAGCTCCGCAAAGATTTCGAGAATCCCCTGCTCATACTGCGGCTTGAGCGTCAGATACGGATTAGCAAAATCCCCAAAAACGCCCAGCGACTGAAACTGCTTGGTTTGCAGTTTGACGTACTTGCTTGCGTATTTATGACAGTGCCGGCGGATTTCGAGTTTGCTCATCGTGCGGGCGGACTCGCCCAGTTCGGCCATCACCTTCACTTCTATCGGCAGACCGTGGCAGTCCCAGCCGGGCACATAGGGACAGAGAAAGCCGCTCATCGTCTTGTACTTGACGACAAAGTCTTTGAGCACCTTGTTGATGACGTGTCCCATGTGGATATCGCCGTTGGCGTACGGCGGGCCGTCGTGGAGCACATACAAGGGCGCCCCCTGCCGTGCCTGGAGGATTTTGCCGTAGATGTCCTCTTTCTCCCAAACCTTCCGCTGCTGCGGCTCGCGCTGGACGAGGTTGGCCTTCATCGCAAAACTCGTCTGCGGCAGATTTAACGTATGACGATACCCTGTTTTCTCTGTATCCGACATAATCGACCCTTAATTAAAAAGAAATACCCAGTCTATCGCGTTTGCCTCATTCTGTCAAGGAAGAGCGGCTCGAGGACAAACGGATGCCGTTTTTGCGGTTTAAACGATTGTCGGCCGGGCGAAATTGGATTATAACAGAGGCGGAAAACCGACGTCTGAAGGGTTTTCAAACGTCCAAAACCTGCGTCAGGAGGTATGCTTATGAAGAGAAGAGAGTTTCTGGCGGCGGCGGGGATGACCGCGGCGGCCGCCCTGACCCGTCCTGTTTCCCTGTTCGGCATGCCCGCCGTCCCCTCTGCCCGCAAAAAGCGAATCGTGCTGGTCGGCACCGGTGTGCGGGGCATTTCGCTGTGGGGCAAAACCCTGCTGGAAAAACACGGTGACCTGCTGGAGTTTGTCGGACTGTGCGACATCAATCCCGGCCGGGCGGCCTACGCCAAAACCTACATGGGCGTCGATTGCCCGACCTTTACAAACTTTGAGCAGATGATGGACCGGACCAAACCGGATGCCGTAATCGTTACGACTGTGGACGGCACGCATCACGAATTCATCATCAAAGGCCTCGAAATGGGGGCCGAAGTGATTACGGAAAAGCCGATGACCACCGACGAGGACAAGTGCCGCAAAATCCTCCAGGCGGAAAAACGCACCGGCCGCAAGGTGCATGTGGGCTTTAATTACCGCTACGGCACGCATTTTACAAAAATCAAAGAGATTCTGGCTTCCGGACGAATCGGCCGGCTGACCTCCGTGGATTTTCACTGGTACCTGAACACCGATCACGGGGCATCGTATTTTCGGCGATGGCACGGCATCCGCAAGCACAGCGGCACGCTGCTGGTGCACAAGGCCACACACCATTTTGACCTGCTGAACTGGTGGATTGATTCGGACCCGATTGAGGTGCATGCCTTCGGGGCGCTGGAGCATTACGGACACAACAACCCGTTCCGTCATACGCACTGCCGGCCCTGTCCGCACAAGGACAAGTGCCGCTTTTTCTGGGACATCACCAAAAATAACCATCTGATGAACCTGTATGTCGCCAATGAAAAGTACGACGGCTATCTGCGGGATGCGTGCCTGTGGCGTCCGGAGATTGACATCTTTGACAAGATGGCCGTGCAGATCAAATACGCCAACGGTGTGCAGGTAAGTTATTCGCTGACGACCTATTCGCCCTTTGAGGGCTGGCAGATTGCCTTTAACGGCTTTGAAGGCCGGCTGGACAGCTGGGACGGGATTCCGTGGGAGAAGGGACTGCAGATGCCCAGTCAGGACCAGCTGCATGCGATGGAGATGAAGCAAGACCTTGAAGAGGACCCGACCCGGTTTAACTCGATTATGGTTTCCCAAAACTTCGGTGGGGTCGAACAGGTCAAAGTGCCGAAGGTGTACGGCGGACACGGCGGCGGGGATGCGCGGCTGCGTGAGCGGCTGTTTGCAGCGCCGAATGCGCCGGACCCGCTGGGGCATGCGGCCGGCAGCCGGGACGGGGCCATGTCGATTCTGGTTGGGATTGCCGCCCGCAAGAGCATCGATACCGGCAAGCCCGTGAAAATCAAAGACCTGACGGACCTGGTGCCGCAGGTCAAACGCATCCAGGCCGTATAGCCCTGCGGACGCTGCGGACATTTTGGCTGCGGTGCATTTTTGCCGGGTTAGAACAGTAGAAGGAAAAGAATGTTTTCTATATATAGGAGAGGTTCTGTCCTGTTTTAGAAACAGACTGCTCTAAACGGAGCATTTTTTCCTTCATTGCAACGCCTCCCTCGGCGGAAAAACCACCCACAGTCCCATCGGCGCGGATGACTCGATGACATGGGACAATCAGCGGCAGCGGGTTGGCCGCGAGTGCTCGGCCGACGGCCCGTGAGGCCTTCGGAAAGCCGGCTTGAAGGGCTAATTTGCCATATGTTGTTAATTGGCCGTATCTTACGTTTTTCAGTTCCTCAAATACTTTTTTGAAAAACTCCGAGAATCCCTCGTAGGAAATCGGGACGCCGGCGAAATCTGTTGGTTTCCCCTCGAAATACTCCTGTATTCTTTTTTGGAGTTCTTTCTTATAATCCGATTTCCGACGGGCCGTTTGTCCGTTCAAAAGGGTTGCGGAAACATCCTGCGGGTTCGGCAAAGGAAGGCATGTGCGTGCCAAAACCTTCTCAGTGCCGAGTATCCCGAACCAGCCGAAAGCGGTTTCAAATATGGAATAATATAGAGCCATAATGCCCGTTATAAGTCTTTGTTTCGCTCCAGCGGAAAAGCGGTTGACGAACAGCGGAAAATATGATAAATATTTTCGTTTCCTGATAAAGGGAGATTTTCTGTCTTTATCCAAGAAACGCGGTGATTGGGGCAATGACCTTAGAGGATTTACGAAAGCAGATTGATTTGATCGATGAGAAACTCGTCGAGTTAATCAATCAGCGCGCGCAGCTGGCCGTGGAAATCGGCAAACTCAAACAGAACCGCAATGACCCGGTCTATGTGCCGCACCGGGAAAAGGAGGTTCTGGATAAGATTGCCGCCCTGAACAAGGGCCCGCTGCCGAATAAAGCCCTGTTTGCGGTCTGGCGGGAGCTGATGAGCGGCTCGCTTTGTCTGGAACAGCCGCTTCGAATCGGTTTTTTGGGCCCCAAGGGCAGCTTCAGCCACAACGCCGCCATCTTAAAATTCGGTCAGAGTGTCGATTATGAAGCCCTGGCGGATATTCGCGCAATCTTCGAAGAGGTGAGCAAAGGGCACTGCCACTTCGGGATTGTTCCGATTGAAAACTCTGCGGGCGGAGGCGTTCGGGAATCGCTGGATGCCTTTATTGAAACCGACGTGATGGTTTGCGCCGAACTGCACATGGCCATCCACCACAACCTGATGGCCAACTGTCCGATGGCCCAGATTACGAAAATCTACTCGCAGCCGGAGGTCTTCGCCCAGTGCCGCAACTGGCTGGCGGCCACGTTCAAGGACGCCCAGACAATACCGGTGGCTTCTTCCTCGAAAGCGGCCCAGCTGGCCGCCGAAGAGCCCGGCGCCGCCGCCATTGCCTCCGCCATCGCTGCGGAAATCTACGGGCTGAAAATCCTCTGCGAGGATATCGAGGATATTTCCAGCAACGTCACCCGGTTTCTGATACTCGGCAAACAGGATGCCCAGCCGACCGGCGATGACAAGACCATTATCCTGTTCAGCACGGCGCATCGGACGGGGGCTCTGGTGGACGTGCTGAATGTGTTCAAAGAGTACAACATCAACATGACGAATATCGGCTCGCGGCCCAACAAAAAACGCGAGTGGGAATACTACTTTTTTGTGGACTTTCTCGGGCACCGGCTGGATGACAACGTCCGCAAGGCGCTTGAGGAAGCCAAGAAACATTGTCTGCAGCTGTCGGTACTGGGCAGTTTTCCGCGCAACACGGTGGTTTTGTAGCCCAGTTGGATGAAATGAAAACGGAAAACCAAAACAGGAGACCCCTATGAGAACCTTGTTCCTGGCCGGGAACTGGAAAATGAACACAAACAGCGCCACGTCTGTGAATCTGGCAGCCGGTCTGGTTCGTGAACTGGCCCCGATTCAGAATGTCCGCATCGCCGTCTGTCCTCCGTTCGTGTATCTGCAGTCCGTGGCGGCGGCGCTGAGCGCTTCCCAGATTGAACTGGGGGCCCAGGATGTCTATTACGAAGGAAATGGAGCCTTCACCGGGGAAATCAGCTGCGAGATGCTCAAGGACTGCGGCTGCACGTATGTGATTATCGGCCACTCGGAGCGGCGGCACATCCTCGGAGAGACCGACCGGCTCATCAATCTGAAAATCAAGGCCGCAATCAGCGCCGGGCTGAAGCCGATTTTCTGCGTGGGCGAACTGCTCGAAGAGCGGGACAACGGCAAGACGTTCGACGTGGTCGAACAGCAGATTCGAAAGGGGCTGGAGGGGCTTTCGGCCGAGCAGGTCAAAACGGTCACGATAGCCTATGAGCCGGTCTGGGCCATCGGCACCGGACGGAATGCAACGCCCCAGCAGGCCCAGGAAGTTCACGAACGCATCCGCCGGCAGCTGGGGGACATGTACGGCCGGGAGCTGGCGGAAAAAATGACGATTCAGTACGGCGGCTCCGCCAAGCCCGCCAACACGGCGGAACTGCTTGCGCAGCCGGATGTGGATGGTCTTCTGGTCGGCGGGGCCAGTCTGAAGGTGGAAGACTTTGCGGCGATGGTGAAAACAGCCGCCGCCCTGAAAAAATAACCCTTTGCAAAAGGAATGGGATGTATGAGCACAACGCTGGCAGTGATGTCCTTTCTGACAAGTGTTCTGATGGTGCTGTTTCTTCTGGTTGCCGTGCTGCTGATTCTGGTGATTCTGATCCAGAAAGGCAAAGGCGGCGGACTGGGGGCGATGTTCGGCGGGATGGGGGCTTCCAGTCTGCTGGGGTCCAAAACCGGCGACGTGCTGACCTGGATTACCATCAGTCTGGTGGCTGCATTTCTGGTGCTGGGGGTTCTGCTGGACAAGACTCTGAAGGTTCAGGCCCGACAGGTTCCGTCCGCTGCGCCGGCTGCTTCGGCACCGAGCGGCAGTCCGGAAGCGCCGGCTTCTTCGGAACAGCCGGGCGCGCCAGCCGCTCCGGCAGCCGAGACACCGGCTCCGGCGGCACCGGAAGCGGCCAAGCCGTCTTCGCCAACTCCTCCTGCGCAAAATCCGTAATTGGACCGCAAGGAAGACAGGGCTATGGTCAGCAGTATGACAGGGTTCGGACAGGCGGCGGCGGAGGTGGACGGTGTGCTCTATACCGTGGAAATCCGCTCGCTGAATAACCGCTACCTGAAGACGCAGCTGAGACTGCCGGATATCGCCGCCTTTTTGGAAGACGACCTGGACAAGCTGCATCGCGAACAGTTTCATCGGGGCAGCATCAATTACTCGCTGCGGATGAAAAATGTCAGCGGCCAGGCCCTGATTGACATTGATGACCAGGCCCTTCGGACGTATATGGCGCGGCTGACGGCCCTCGTCGGCGGCGACAGCGGCCCTTTTCGGGTTGATTTGGCTTCCCTGCTGACGCTGCCCGGGATTGTCCAGCCGAGCACGCCGGATTTGGAAACGCTCGAGAAAATCCGTCAGACGGTTCTGGATTTGACCCGGCAGGCCTTTGAACGGCTCAAAGAAACACGGCTGGAAGAAGGCAAGCTGCTGGCGGAGGACCTGCGGACCAACTGTGCGGCTATCCGGGAAAAACTGGCTTTGATTCGGCAGCGCAAGGATGCCGTCGTGGAAGAATATCACCAGCGGCTTCGCAAGCGGGCGTCGGACCTTCTGGCTCAGGCCCAGCTGGAGATGGACCAGGCCCTGCTGGCCCGCGAGGTGGCCATCTTTGCGGAGCGGTCGGATATCTCGGAGGAGCTGATACGCCTCGAAACGCATCTGAACCATTTTGAGGCGTGCCTGGAGGGGGATGAGCCGGCCGGACGCCGGCTGGATTTTATCGCACAGGAGCTGCTGCGCGAGGCCAACACCATCGCCAGCAAGGCCTCCGACGCCCTGATTGCCCAGTGGGTGATCGATATCAAATGCGCCGTGGACCGCATCAAGGAACAGGTGCAGAACATTGAATAGACCGGAACGTGCCGTCATGACGAACGCTTCCAATAAAAAAGGCAAGCTGGTGATTTTGTCCGGGCCGTCCGGCGTCGGCAAGACCTCCATCAGCCGGGAAATCATCCGGCGGCTGGGGGCCTATTTCAGCGTGTCGCTGACGACCCGGCCCATTGGGGCCGGCGAGCGGGACGGCGTGGATTACCATTTCGTCTCGAAAGAAGAATTTGAGCGGGCGCTGGCTAACAACGAACTGCTTGAGCATGCGTGCGTATTCGGGAATTATTACGGCACGCCGCGCCGGCCGGTGGAGGAGGCGCTGGCGGCCGGGCGCATCGCCCTGCTTGAAATCGACGTGGACGGTGCCCGGCAGGTTGTCCGGCATTTTCCGGATGCGATTACGATTTTCATCCTGCCGCCGCGGCTGGAGGACCTGGCCAAGCGGCTGAACGCCCGCAACCGGGGCGAGGATGAACAGGCCCGGCTCAAGCGGCTTCAGCGGGCTCAGGAGGAAATCGCGGCGGCGGCCAGGGAGTACAAATACCGTGTCGTCAACGATGACCTGAACAGGGCCATCGAAGAGGTGATACAAATCATCCAAAATGAACCGAAATAAGCAGGAGAATAAACGATGATTGAAGAACTCAAGGACACAGCCATTATCAAGAAGGTCGGCGGACGGTTTAAATTGTCGGCGATTATCCAGAAGCGTCTGCTGGAAATGATGGAAGGGGGGCGGCCGCTGATTGAAAACACCGAAGGAATGACGCCGATGGAAATCGTCATTGAAGAGATTAAGCAGGACAAAATCGCTCCGGACTACGGCACGCCGGCGGAAAAACCGAAGAAAGAGCCGTTTTAATGTGTTTTTTAAACCCAAAGAAGGACCTTTCTGTGTCGGTTAAGGAAGTGTTCGACAAGTCGCTGTCCGAAAAGAGAATGAACTGGATTCCCGCCTGCGCGGGAATGACAGAGGCTGCGGGAAGGACAGAGACTGCGGGAAGGACAGAGGCTGCGGGAAGGACAGAGGCTGCGGGAAGGACAGAGGTCGCGGGAATGACAGAGGCTGCGGGAANNNNNNNNNNNNNNNNNNNNNNNNNNNNNNNNNNNNNNNNNNNNNNNNNNNNNNNNNNNNNNNNNNNNNNNNNNNNNNNNNNNNNNNNNNNNNNNNNNNNCGCGGGAATGACAGAGGCTGCGGGAAGGACAGAGACTGCGGGAAGGACAGAGGCTGCGGGAAGGACAGAGGTCGCGGGAAGGACAGAGGCTGCGGGAAGGACAGAGGTCGCGGGAATGACAGAGGCTGCGGGAATGACAGAGGCTGCGGGAAGGACAGAGACTGCGGGAAGGACTTACGGCTTTATGAGATTTTAGGAATCCCTTCAATGGCGGCGGACCTGAGCATTTTGGCGAATAAGAAGATTGTGCTCGGCGTGTCGGGCGGAATAGCGGCGTACAAGGCGGCGGATTTGGCCAGCAAACTCACCTCCGCCGGTGCGGCGGTCCGAACGATTCTCACCGAGGCCGCTCAGAAACTGATTACCGCCAAGACCTTTGAGGCCCTGACCGGCCAGCCGGTCTATACCGACCTGTGGTCGACACCGGAGGAGTTCCAGATTGGACATGTCCAGACGGCCGACTGGGCGGATGCGCTGGTTGTTGCACCCGCCACCGCCGATATCCTGGCCAAAACCGCCGCGGGGATTTGCGACGACCTGTTGAGCACAACCCTGTGCGTCTGCTGGGAAAAGCCGATTCTGATGGCGCCGGCGATGAACACCCGAATGTGGACGAATCCGGCCACCCGGCAGAACGTCCAAACCCTCACGACACGAAATATCCGCTTTGTCGGGCCCGCCGCCGGCCGTCTGGCCTGCGGTACCGAAGGCATCGGGCGAATGGCTGAGCCGGCGGAAATCCTCGATGCCCTTGCCCAACTCTTTCAAAAATAACCCGCCTCCTTCTTCAAAAAAAACAGTACCTCCGCTTTCTTTTCATTGATATACTCAGCGGCGAGATTTGCTGCTGTTCTGACGAGACGACAGACACAGAATTATCATTACTGCGGAGGCACAAAAATGAAGACATTCACTGCAAACTCGAAATCTGTTTTCTTTTTATTTGTTCTTTTTGGAACAATTGGGCTGCTTTCCTTTGCTGCCGTTTCAGAAAGGAGCCGGGAATATGAGATTTCCGTACCGCCTTACAAAAGTGATCTGGTGCGAATGATTGAGGCGTATGAACGGCTCAGCGACCAGTATCTGGCACTGGTTCAGCAGCACCTGTTGAAGATGGATGCGGATAATCAGGCCCTTTTGAAAAAACTGGACGCTCTCGAGAAAAAACTGGACGAGCTGAACCGGAAAATAGAGCGTCTGCTCCCGTCCGAGTCCCCTGCCGCCGAACGAACCTCCCCGTAAAAAAGTCGGAACCTGCCGTCGGCTGTTTTCGTATCTATTGCCGTCTTCCGGAGATACAAAATGCTGAATCGGACCCCTACGAGAGCCCTTATTTTGCTTTGGCCTGCTTTGACAGCCGCCGTCCTGTTGGGCAGTCCTGCGGCGGCGGATTTCTTTCTGATTTATCAATATGAACTGGAGCGTTCGTCCGTCCGGTTTTACACGGACATTCGGGACGGCCGGCCTGGAATTGTCGCGGAGTTTGCCGGCACAAAGGACCTGCACTACTATGCCTCCGCCAAAACGGCCCCGGCACCCGGAGTCGAGCTGAAAATCGTTGTATCCGCCGAAGGCATCCGCTTCGGCAAACCCATCTTCCCGACGCCCAGTCTGTTTCGGGAGGAAGCCCTCAATCAGGATGTAGAAGTCTTCGCAGGCAATTTTCAAATCTTTGTGCCGGCTGAGTCAGGGTTTCAGACGGCCTCCGGACCGGTGGAGATTACGCTGAGCGGCCTGGCCTGCACGAGCAAACTCTGTCTGACGCCGTTCCGCAAAACTTTTCGGGGTGTGCTCCGTCCCGCAGCCGACTCGTCCGGCCTGCCGAAACTGGAGCAAATTACGGAGGCGGATTCCGGCGGCGTGTTTATCCCCACCCAGCCCCAAGCAGAGTCTTCGCTGGCTGGGATGCTGGAGGGCTGGACGGAAGATGCGGCCGGACAGCCGACACGTCGGACGTCCCTGTTTTACTTTCTGCTGGCGATTCCGGCCGGTCTGTCCATCAACCTGATGCCCTGTGTGCTTCCGATTCTTCCGCTGATTATTCTGCGTCTGATTGCCAACGCCAAAGAATCGCCGGCCCGCCGTTTTGCCCTCGGGCTGGCCTTCTGCGGCGGGATTGTGCTGTTTTTTGCCGTGTTTGCGGTGTTGGCGGTGCTGATTCAGATGACGACCGGCGCTGTGATTGATCTGAACTCACTGTATCGGCAGCCGAACGCCGTGATTGTCCTGTTTCTGCTGCTGGTGTTTTTTGCGCTGGCGTTTCTGGATGTGATTTCGTTTACGCTGCCGTCTTCGCTGGCCGGCCCGCAGCAGACCGCCGGCGGAATCCTCGGTTCCGTCGGAATGGGCTTCTTTGCCGGACTTTTGAGCACTCCGTGCAGCGGGGCCCTGCTGGGAGCGGTGCTGGTGTGGGCGCAGTCTCAGCCGCCCGCGGTCGGCAGCAGCGCAATTGTGCTGATGGGGACGGGGATGGCCCTGCCGTATCTGGTGCTGGTGAGCATGCCTAAGCTGCTCGACCGGCTGCCCAAACCGGGGCCCTGGATGGACCTGATGAAAAAGACCGGCGGGTTTCTGCTGCTGATTCTGGCGGTGAAATTTACCCTGACCGCTCTGGACAAAGAGCGGCTGATTAACGTCCTTTTGTACGGCGTGATTTTTGCCTTTTGTGTGTGGATGTGGGGACAGTGGGTTTCGGCGGTGACTCCGGCCGGCCGGCGGAGAACCGTTCGGGCGGCGGCGCTGCTGGTGGCGGCGGGCTGCGGTTTTTGGCTCCTGCCCGCTGAACCGCCCGCCGCTGTGAACTGGCAGCCCTATGACGCCGTCAGGATTGAACAGGCCCTCGAAGACGGACAGGTTGTGCTGATTAAGTTTACCGCCGACTGGTGCACAAACTGCAAGATTGTGGAGCGCAAGGTCTATCAGCGGCCGGACATCGCCAAACTGCTGTCCGAGCGGAATATCCTGACCGTCAAGGCCGATACAACCCAAGCGGATTTTCCGGCCTCCGGCGACCTCAAACGCGTCTTCGGCGAGGCCGGCAACCTGCCGGTCACCATCCTGCTCAATCCAAAAACCCGAACCCTGCTGAAACTCCGCGGCATCTTTGAACCCGAGCAGCTGCTGGAGGCCGTCCGACAGATTCCCTGACCGATGCTCTTGAAAAAACAATGTGTTTCCTGTAAGATTCGTTTCAGGGGGGTGTTTGAGGGAAGAAATCCGATGAGTCTGATTGCGGGCTGTTTCTGCCTGAAAGGACAACCAAAAGGAGAAGCTTGTTTCGAAAAGATAAAGGCGTATCCACTCCTTCTGAAGGACAGCGGAAAGCCGTATGAGCTGATTTATGAGAAGACGCCGCAGGCGGTTCTGCTGGCCAAATACCGACAGACGCAGCCGCCCCAGCTGTTCTTTGGACAAACGCAGGACCTGCTCATTTTGACACTGGGCTACCACGACCTGTCTTATCCGCCGGCCTGGGCGGAAGGATTGACACTCGAACAGGCAGCCGAACGGGTTCAGAACAGTCAAGGACAGTTCGTCTCGGTCCTGGCTGACCGGCGGCAGGCACAAATCAAAATCGTCAACAATCGATACGGCACAAGAGCGTTTTATTATCTGCTCGACGGCGATACACTCTGGTTTGCTTCCAACATCACCTTTCTGATTCATTTGTGCGGGCAGAAGGCCCGACCGGACCCGGTTGGGGTTCTCCAGATTGCCTGCTACGGGCACACAATCAGCCCCCGCACGCACACCCAAGGCGTGCGCCGGCTGTTTCCGGCCACCTGTCTTTCTGTATCCCCCGCAGGCATTCAGGAAAAAACTTATTGGCATCTCGGCTATGATGTGTCCGAAGACCTGGAACCGGATTCGTATGCGGAGGACGTGTTTGAAACCTTTGCGCAATCGGTGGGCCGATGCATGGCCCGCTC from Anaerohalosphaeraceae bacterium carries:
- a CDS encoding DNA-directed RNA polymerase subunit omega, whose amino-acid sequence is MIEELKDTAIIKKVGGRFKLSAIIQKRLLEMMEGGRPLIENTEGMTPMEIVIEEIKQDKIAPDYGTPAEKPKKEPF
- a CDS encoding flavoprotein yields the protein MAADLSILANKKIVLGVSGGIAAYKAADLASKLTSAGAAVRTILTEAAQKLITAKTFEALTGQPVYTDLWSTPEEFQIGHVQTADWADALVVAPATADILAKTAAGICDDLLSTTLCVCWEKPILMAPAMNTRMWTNPATRQNVQTLTTRNIRFVGPAAGRLACGTEGIGRMAEPAEILDALAQLFQK
- a CDS encoding cytochrome c biogenesis protein CcdA, which encodes MLNRTPTRALILLWPALTAAVLLGSPAAADFFLIYQYELERSSVRFYTDIRDGRPGIVAEFAGTKDLHYYASAKTAPAPGVELKIVVSAEGIRFGKPIFPTPSLFREEALNQDVEVFAGNFQIFVPAESGFQTASGPVEITLSGLACTSKLCLTPFRKTFRGVLRPAADSSGLPKLEQITEADSGGVFIPTQPQAESSLAGMLEGWTEDAAGQPTRRTSLFYFLLAIPAGLSINLMPCVLPILPLIILRLIANAKESPARRFALGLAFCGGIVLFFAVFAVLAVLIQMTTGAVIDLNSLYRQPNAVIVLFLLLVFFALAFLDVISFTLPSSLAGPQQTAGGILGSVGMGFFAGLLSTPCSGALLGAVLVWAQSQPPAVGSSAIVLMGTGMALPYLVLVSMPKLLDRLPKPGPWMDLMKKTGGFLLLILAVKFTLTALDKERLINVLLYGVIFAFCVWMWGQWVSAVTPAGRRRTVRAAALLVAAGCGFWLLPAEPPAAVNWQPYDAVRIEQALEDGQVVLIKFTADWCTNCKIVERKVYQRPDIAKLLSERNILTVKADTTQADFPASGDLKRVFGEAGNLPVTILLNPKTRTLLKLRGIFEPEQLLEAVRQIP
- the gmk gene encoding guanylate kinase, producing the protein MTNASNKKGKLVILSGPSGVGKTSISREIIRRLGAYFSVSLTTRPIGAGERDGVDYHFVSKEEFERALANNELLEHACVFGNYYGTPRRPVEEALAAGRIALLEIDVDGARQVVRHFPDAITIFILPPRLEDLAKRLNARNRGEDEQARLKRLQRAQEEIAAAAREYKYRVVNDDLNRAIEEVIQIIQNEPK